The Solea senegalensis isolate Sse05_10M linkage group LG4, IFAPA_SoseM_1, whole genome shotgun sequence genome includes a region encoding these proteins:
- the LOC122768186 gene encoding G-protein coupled receptor 22-like, which produces METSPATTDWVGTVGSLEGLDLQDHGGGGSSSTVTSWHMPYSLGFQVSLTAFLMLELVLGFSSNLTVLVLYCSQSNLVDSVSNMVTVNLHVLDVAVCALCLPLTLVIVLLPPGPNLALLCCFHEACVTFASIATAINILVITLDRYDISVRPANRLLTTRRAALLLAAVWITSIAVFFIPFLEVEWYEGEGPEEKGPVTPLSLSSSHGLSATVVPAAWRNRTLLCLGGQGYHTSLSMYYHLVLQVPIFFTTVAVMLFTYSRILRALNIRIGSHMKKSQRFRGSSCSGRHKRQKKKKKAGLRVIDGGEGAGDQNNTDGTKQLSHPPLIPSPSPTPTATSPPALSSSAPLVISAATPMPPSMGVQASVSAIIALRRAVRRHRDRRERQRRVFKMSLIIITTFLACWAPLSVTNVLILGIGPNDALISLRLWFLALAYGTTVSHPLLYAFTRQKLRRALRAKVKKRVVSLLQVDPSPGGTVIHNSWVENRKTSRQVRLEASDGTDRCQAEAL; this is translated from the coding sequence ATGGAGACAAGCCCAGCCACCACTGACTGGGTCGGGACGGTGGGCAGCCTGGAGGGACTAGACCTCCAGGAtcatggaggaggaggctcGTCCAGCACTGTGACGTCCTGGCACATGCCGTACTCGCTGGGCTTCCAGGTGTCACTCACAGCGTTCCTCATGCTGGAGCTGGTGCTGGGCTTCAGCAGCAACCTGACCGTGCTGGTCCTCTACTGCTCTCAGTCCAACTTGGTGGACTCTGTGAGTAACATGGTAACGGTCAACCTGCACGTGTTGGACGTGGCGGTGTGCGCGCTGTGTCTGCCCCTCACGCTGGTCATAGTGCTGCTGCCTCCGGGACCAAACCTggccctgctctgctgcttccaCGAAGCCTGCGTCACCTTTGCCAGCATCGCCACAGCCATCAACATCCTGGTCATCACCTTGGACCGGTATGACATCTCGGTGCGGCCGGCAAACCGGCTGCTGACCACGCGCAGAGCGGCGCTGCTCCTGGCCGCTGTTTGGATCACCTCAATCGCCGTGTTTTTCATCCCATTCTTGGAGGTGGAGTGGTACGAGGGGGAGGGACCAGAGGAGAAAGGGCCGGTGACCCCACTGTCTTTGTCCTCCTCACATGGCCTCAGTGCCACAGTGGTGCCAGCGGCGTGGCGTAACCGGACGCTGCTGTGTCTTGGCGGGCAGGGCTATCACACAAGCCTGAGTATGTATTACCATCTCGTCCTGCAGGTGCCCATCTTCTTTACCACCGTGGCAGTCATGCTCTTCACCTACTCCAGAATCCTGAGGGCTTTAAACATCCGCATCGGCTCGCACATGAAGAAGAGCCAGCGGTTCCGCGGCTCGTCCTGCAGCGGGCGccacaagagacagaaaaagaagaagaaggcgggGCTCAGAGTGATCGATGGCGGCGAGGGAGCAGGGGATCAGAACAACACAGATGGTACAAAACAGCTGAGCCACCCTCCCCTCATTCCCTCCCCCTCACCGACGCCCACAGCTACCTCCCCTCCTGCCCTCTCTTCATCAGCACCGCTGGTCATCTCTGCCGCCACGCCCATGCCGCCCTCCATGGGTGTTCAGGCCTCTGTGTCGGCCATCATTGCCCTGAGGAGGGCAGTGCGGCGACACCGGGATCGGCGCGAGCGTCAGAGGCGGGTATTCAAGATgtccctcatcatcatcaccaccttcCTGGCTTGTTGGGCTCCCCTCTCTGTGACCAACGTGCTCATTCTCGGCATTGGCCCCAACGACGCCCTGATCAGCCTGCGCCTCTGGTTTCTCGCTCTAGCTTATGGCACCACGGTCTCACACCCGCTGCTCTACGCCTTCACGCGACAGAAGCTGCGGCGCGCCCTCCGTGCCAAGGTTAAGAAGAGGGTGGTGTCCCTACTCCAAGTCGACCcctcaccagggggcactgtcaTACACAACTCCTGGGTGGAGAACAGAAAAACCAGCCGGCAGGTGCGGCTGGAAGCCAGCGATGGCACTGACCGTTGCCAGGCAGAGGCCCTGTGA